The Malus sylvestris chromosome 3, drMalSylv7.2, whole genome shotgun sequence genomic sequence GGTTGGTTTGATAAGTTTAagtggttggagtatagtataTCAAAAAATGCTGCATTTTGCCATTATTGCTATTTTTTTCAAATGTGATTTCGATCAAATGAGTAGCACTGGAAGTGATGTCTTCACTAAGAAAGGGTTTACAAATTGGAAGAAAGGACCCCAAAATTTTCGAGTCCATGAGGGAGGTGTTAGAAGTCTTCATAATAAAGTTGTACAACAAGCTATATGTTAGTGTATAAGCTTCTTATATTGGCTTTGTTGTTACCAGTTGCAACCGCTTTGGTGGAGAGAGTTTTttttgctatgaagattgtgaaaacaccattgtgtaacaaaatgggagatcagtGGTTGAGTGATATCATGtttgtttacattgagagagatgtatttgcttttattgataatgaacCTATTATGCGACGTTTTCATGATATGAAACCCCATCgacaacaattgtaatttgtttgtattgatatattatggaagacattactatataaaagGATTTGGTTGTTGCTATTCTTTTGAACCTTGCAGTCTTTTAACTTCGCCCCTCCGCTCATCAAtttctggcttcgccactgcatGTATATAATATGTAGCCTTATCTAATTCCTTAACAAGTACTAACTGAATTGCTGCTTTAAGGTGACAAAGGTGGTCACGATGGTAGTTGACTCTTATGGTATCTTTAAAGGCTTGCTCAAGTGATAAGCTGCGATTATTGAACTCATCGACACCTGCAACATAATAAATTATCATTTGCGTTGACAATTTtatctataaataaataaatttgcaTTTAGTTTTGAGTTTAGACTTTAAAACACCTAAATTTACTTATATATACACATGTGAAACGTTGATGATGCAATCAATTAAGGATGAAGGaagcctttaagggaagggatccctatttttcaaaaaaaaatggggacatcCTCTTAACTGTTAGatttggctttaatgaaattctatggcctgtgatttaatctcaaccacaaaatttcattaaagccaaatCTAACAGTCAAGAgggtgtccccattttttttttaaatggggatcccttcccttaaagggcCTGTAAGGATGAAAGTATTAATGCTTACCATTTTCAATAATGTAAATGGATGGATCATTATACTTTTTCTTGGTAAATTATAAGATTATGAATTCCTTTTGGATAAATGTATAACCAATCTAAAACAGCCTACAAAACCATTTAAAGATAATGAAATTCTCACGAGTTATGTTTTTATGAAGAAAATATACAtattaatcctccaaatgcAAAAAAATTTCAGTTCAAATTGGATGTATACCGGGGGACCAATGGGTTTTCCATTAACCGCAACTGTCATAATATACCCAAACATTAGAATTTAACTATTCTAAGAACTTAATTAATTGCTTGAAATAAGTTTTTAATTTGTATTCGCTTGTCTCATTAACATGAGGATCATTTATGTTAGCTTTCAGGGTCAGATGAATTCTTTAGTGGATTGCTTACATTTCTAGCAGTGAATTATTCCTATAAAATCATATGACCCGTTTAGAGAATCGGACTCTTCTTTTGTGAATTGAGGTAATCTTGATCCAACAAATGTTCACATGCTCTGAGGATAGTCACCAGTTGTGATTGGATCCATAAACCTACAAAATACACCGATATTCCAAGCATGAACTCATGGTAGCATATAAAATTGTATTGCCCAGTTGCGCTCAACGGTCCTATCATGGCCAAGACTAACACTACTACTAAAACTAAGTATTGGTTAAATGAGAAAATCTATCCGTCTCCAGCCGCACCAACACCTTCTTTCATGAATATCCCAATCCATAGCTATGCAAACTCCAATAAGGGGGGCAAGGAAGTAGACGTTTCACCATAAAACGAATTGACAATATAAGTAGTAGTTTAACTTCTTATAAGGACATGCAAAATCTCTTAACTTTCTGAAATGCGAAAACACTTCACATCCTCACACGTCTCCTCACATTTGTCAACATTCAAACTCATGTtaagttattattattattattattgcaaCTTGGGGTGGTTGAGTCACAATTTGAATATTTAAATTGTGAATTTGAGCACTTAAGATGCAGGCATCagttgacaaagaaaaaaaaagtattttcgACCAAAAACCCTAGCTGAATCTGAATATATGGCTTCGTCCAAAAACATCTGAATACATGGCCCAATGGGCTTGGATCTGATTGGTTTTCAACTACGTCACACTCACCCAAACCACTTTTCGAAACTTGGTTTGTTTTTCCGAAAGAATAATACTAGGtagacaaatttttttaaactatATTTGCAAATTATTTGATATGTCACCGATAAAAAATAAGCAAGTTAATCAACAATAAAGTAATAACCTAATCATTGTCAATCATGTTATATAATTTACAAGATATAATTTAAATGTTTGATCTCCATTGCATTAGTCTTtctaaaaaaaatcacaaccaaaaataaataagagaCCAACTAGTCAAGTTAAATAAGAGACAAGCGTTGCATTTTTTGATGGCGAAAAGTTTAGGGATAGGAGGTTACCCCATGAAGGAGAAGGTATTAGGTGTGGTCATCATTAGTGGCGTGCCATGAGTATTGCGTGAGAAGGGATAGAGACACAAATGGGccaagtgaagaagaaaaaagcaaGAGGGTTGGGTTAATTAGCGCATACTAAGTTTCTTTGAGAATTTACAAAGACTGGGTTAATTATCaagttaattgttttcattttctATGTTTTTCCTTCACAAGCATTTTAAGACATTATGCATTTTAGTAGACACCTTTAATGGAAAATTGCAGAAACAGATGTATCTTACCAAGCCTGTATAAGAACTATGAAAAACTAGTATTTTCCAGACTGCAAACAATTATCATGAGAAACCAAAGATTGCAGTCTTCActcttggggggggggggagtttCTATAATTTTTTCTCAATAGTACGAACATTCAGAGTTaaattgagaaaataatattcttatttgcCAATCTAATGAATACAAGGCCGGACTACTAGTAGTCCGAACTATTAAAGACTTATTTCTAACATGTAATTTATTGTACATCACGCGCTATTAGAATCTTTGTGTGACGTGATGAGATGGTTACGAATCAGGGAGTATACCAGGGAGTATATCAGGGAGTACACCACCATGCTTTTGGCTGTAGGCTCATATCATGGCTCAGGAAGAAGCATATACCTCTGAAACCATAAGAAAGGTCTGGCCCTAACTAGCTGTTGGAAACTTATAGCTACATCCAGTATAATCTAGAAAATGTGTGCTTACTCTGAACTGTATTCCACGCACGCACATGTGTGAAAGTCCGAAGAGGGACAAAAAGACTCTGATAGTCTGATGGAAGCCTAAACATTTCCCAAGTCAGATGTTAATCCAAAACCAAGTTATATAGGCACCATaaagtaacaattcaaaaccaaaGTAGATCAGGAGAAGATGAACTCTACTTGCAGTAACGCCTAAATAAAAGTGCTCTAACAGATGCAAGATTGTTATAATTAGGGGAAGCGTTAAAGCTGATTTTCTCAGAACTGTTAATTGTACAGAGTATAATACAACCTTTTAGTTGAGTTACCTTATATGAATCTACATGATATCTCATTAGTTACACAAAAGACAGATAACAATGTGAGAGATAGCAACTGCTTAAACATGTTCCTCAAATTATACAATGCAAAAAATAAGATAGTCAAAATTTAAAATGTCAGAGCACCATGGAAAACTACACCCATCAGAATGCATTGCAAATTTCACagttcaaataaaaaaggaatgaTGGTACGAAATTACTGAAGAAAGAACAATTAAgcagcaaaagaagaaagaaactaGAGATTTACTAGGCCTCACTTCCGGTCCCCGTGATTTTTTGGCAACGAGAAAGGATGCATAGGTTACCACCTGTCACTTGCATTCAACACCAGCTTCAGCTGCTCGACGGGGCTTGTTTTTCCGCCTGCTCCCATTATGCCGAAATCCATTAGACTTAGTTGAGTCATCAGTGCTTGATCTTGTTCCATTACCATTTTCCTCCTTAACTGAATCTGACTTCTCCTTCACCTGTGATTGCCGCTTCCTCTTCTTACCATTCTCTGAAGCAGAGGGGCTTTTTACCTCCTTGCTTGAGATACCAGACTTTCCATTCTCACTATCATCTGCGTCTATTCGTtcagcttcttcttcatcaatctcATCTTTTAATGGCTTTTGAGGCCTTCCCCTTCTCTTTTGTGCCGGTATTTTTTCTTCCTCACCACTTCCAGGATCATCATGATTGTTGACAGTTAACCTCTTTCCCTTTCCTCTACCTCTACCCATGATCTCAAAACTCCAGAGAAAAATATTTCATGCAATATAAGTTTTCTGCAGCAATGAAAAACATATAAGAACGTTATTTTCAGTTATTGTTACTTAAGGTACAATTCAGACTGAGAAAGCAATTCATTCCCCCTACTATTCATTATTCAGTGAACACGGGGATAACACAACTTATATGCAATCCTACTTAAACATGTGGTGGCTTCTCAAAGGATATAACGATCCCATCATTGATGTTAAGTAACATAACAACCAACTAAATAGCTAGACAGCGTGAGGTACATATATAAGGAAGAACCAACAGGTAGTAGCAGGCATCCAATACTACTCATAAACAACTAACTTCGAAATTT encodes the following:
- the LOC126616774 gene encoding uncharacterized protein LOC126616774, which gives rise to MGRGRGKGKRLTVNNHDDPGSGEEEKIPAQKRRGRPQKPLKDEIDEEEAERIDADDSENGKSGISSKEVKSPSASENGKKRKRQSQVKEKSDSVKEENGNGTRSSTDDSTKSNGFRHNGSRRKNKPRRAAEAGVECK